The Acetomicrobium sp. S15 = DSM 107314 nucleotide sequence CTCCGTGTCCGAGGAGGAGACGAGAGAATACTACGACGCCATGAAAGAGTCTTTGTTTAAGAGGCCCAAAGGATATCTGATCAATGTGGCCCGCTTTAAAGAACCTCACGTGGCGGAGATAGTTAAGGAAGATCTCTCCGATAAACCAGATGCCTCTTCTTGGAAGGAGCTCATGGAGCTGCACTCTAACGATGTAATATCCCACACGCCTTATGAGAACCCTGTATTTTTGAATGAAGAATCGCTGAAACAGCAGTTCGGCATCCAGGAGCTAAACAAAGGAGAAATCCTCGGACCCGAGGAGATTGCGAGCGGAGATTACGCCCTATTTTTAGTGATGGAGGAGAAGCCCGAAGAGGTGATATCCTTCGATGTGGTCAGCGGAGACGTAGAAAGGTTCCTTTATTCTCAGAAAGCGCAACAGCGCCAACAGGAGTTTTTAGAGGAGCTTGTAAAGAGGGCCGAAGTGAAGCTCTTGGAGCCTGAGCTTTTTGAAGCGGCAAGCAACGATCAGCCCGAAATGTCCCAGGACAATGTTGTATCTGACGATGTCGCCTCTTCGGATTTGGGATCCGAAGCGCCGCAGGAAGGCGCAAAGCCTTAATGCTTGGGCGATGCAGGTGGGTGCGGCAAACTGTGTAATATCGGTGGGATGGAGATATTTTAGCGGCCGTTCAATGAGGGCGAACTTGCCTTTGAAGAAGCCCAGTCTTCGTTTAAACCTAAACTATTTGCTGATGATCCCAGGAGGTGTGCGTCTTGGAAGAGCTTTTGGCTCGCGGCGAGAGGTGGTTCCCCGAAGAGTCTACTTTCAGAGAGGATATGCCCAAGCTGTGGGGTGATTGGGGGGTAGATTCCGAGGTGGGAAAGCTCAGGGCTGTTCTTATGAGAAGACCGGGAGAGGAGATAGAAAGACTATCAAGCCCTGAGCCCTACAGGTGGAAGGCGTTAATGGACCCGGAACTTGCCAGGGCACAACAGGATGCCTTGGCAAAGGTGTATAGAGATCACGGCGTTGAGGTTTAT carries:
- a CDS encoding SurA N-terminal domain-containing protein codes for the protein MRMLRTQVKWIMLVVAVVFVISIFAVYVHRGSGGRNVAQGDRVVAEVNGKKVMLSQIDSAVRSYVEHYGLKDISPSDLPSLRRSVLDSIIVEGELEKEVQARSIQVTQEEIDAAIAYISQQFPTKESFEDYLKNNGITMEVLRKEIARQIAQRKLLQQASEGVSVSEEETREYYDAMKESLFKRPKGYLINVARFKEPHVAEIVKEDLSDKPDASSWKELMELHSNDVISHTPYENPVFLNEESLKQQFGIQELNKGEILGPEEIASGDYALFLVMEEKPEEVISFDVVSGDVERFLYSQKAQQRQQEFLEELVKRAEVKLLEPELFEAASNDQPEMSQDNVVSDDVASSDLGSEAPQEGAKP